The Flaviramulus sp. BrNp1-15 genome includes the window CATGACCCAAACTGAAAAGAAATAACAGTAAAGCACCTTCTGCCCAACTATTAATATAGGCAGCTCCAGCGGCGGCGGCAATCATTAAAAAATCGATGTCAAAACCGCCTTTAATAATTTTTTTATAAGCTTCAATAGTGATAAAATAACCGCCAAAAAAATATGAGATTATATAGCTTGAAAGAGAAACCGAAGTAGGGAAGATGCCTAATTTTTCAATTAAAAAGCCTATTAATAGAAAAACACCACATAAAACAGCAAAATACAATTCTGTTTTTTTGCCGAATATTTGACTGTGATTATGTTCTTCTTCTATTTTATCTTTCATTAAAATCTTTTTCTGATAAATTTACACTTTTTGTTAATTATCATTATATCATTAAAACAAAAGATTAACAAGAAATAGGAATTATAATCTATCTGCTTGTTTAGTTAATATCTTATTCTCTAACTCCTAGTTTTTTTAAAATGGTTTCCAATAAACACCATTTTGTAAATGCAGATTGTATTAAGTTTACACCTATAAATACTGTAAACCACATCCAATTTGGATTAACATAAATAGTAAGTACAAGACTTAGTAATACCATTGTACCAACTATTACTCTAAAATATGTATTTAACATGATTATTAATTTTAAGTTTATATAAACTTTTCTATGGGAACTACCACTGCTTTTATAGGGTTGTTCGTTTCTAAGTTTTCGTTGAATATTTCTATCAAATGGAATAAATCTTCTATTTTTTCATCATCTGTAAATGAAAAAAACAATCTAGATTCTGCACTACCTTTTACGCTTGAGAACCAATTGGAAACAGATAAGTTTGAAGATGTTGTTTTATAACCATCTATATCAGATTCACTGAAACTTTCAATATTTGCTTTTTTGAATAGTTTTAAAATATCTTTATGATATTCTTCCACAACTGTTACTAATAATAACTTCATTTTATTTATGGTTTTTACGTTCAATCATATAATATACAAGTGGCACAACCAACAGTGTTAAAACGGTTGAAACTATGGTTCCTCCCATTAACGAGATTGCTAATCCTTGGAAAATTGGATCAAAAAGGATTACAAATGCTCCAATTACAACGGTTCCAGCTGTTAATAAAATAGGTGTGGTTCTAACTGCTCCAGCTTCAATAGCTGCTTGTTTTAATGGTACACCTTCTGCTGTTCGTAGATTGATAAAATCAATCAGTAATACTGAGTTTCTAACCATAATTCCTGCTAAAGCAATCATACCAATAAATGAAGTTGCAGTAAAGAAAGCACCCATCATCCAGTGTCCTAAAATAATTCCTATTAACGATAATGGAATTGCTACCATCATCACAACTGGTGCTTTAAAGTTTTGAAACCAGCCAACAATCAAGATGTAAATCAGGATAATGGCTCCTAAAAATGCAATTCCTAAATCTCTAAAAACTTCTAAAGTAATTTGCCATTCACCATCCCATTTTACAGTGTAATCGTCTTCAAAATCTGGTTGACCTAAATACATTTCGTTAATCTTATAGCCTGTTGGTAATGGAATTTCTTTTAGTTTTTCTTCCATTCCAAGTATGGCATACGCTGGACTTTCTAATTCTCCAGCCATATCTGCTATGACATACACTACGCGTTTTTGATTTTTTCGATAAATACTTTTTGCTGCTGTAGTCTGTTTAATATCTACTAAATCTGCAATAGGAACCATATTTTCTTGAAGAGATTTTACTTTTAATTGTGAAATATCTCTAACAGAAGATTTTTCATTTTCATCTAAAGCCAGTACCAAACCGATTTGATTTGAAGCATCTTCATCATACAAATTGGTAATTGCTCTGTTTGATAAAGCCATATTCATGGTATAGGCAATTTGCTGTGGTGCAACACCGTATAACATGGCTTTTTCTTTATTAATGTTGAATTGATATTCTATTTGATCATCTTCAACCATCCAATCGATATCTACAACATCTTCTGTGTTTTTTAAAATGTCTTGAACGCTATTAGCAATTTTCATTTGCTCATCATATTCTGGTCCATAAACTTCAGCAACAATAGTAGATAACACTGGCGGTCCAGGTGGAACTTCCACTAATTTTACATTTGCATTATATTTTGAAGCAATTTTTTGAATATCCGGACGTAACAATTTAGCGATATCGTGACTTTGAGCACTACGCTCTTTTTTATCTAATAAATTCACCTGTATATCTGCCATATTGCTTCCTCCACGTAAATCGTAATGACGTACTAAACCGTTAAAAGTGATTGGAGCCGAAGTTCCAATATAATTTTGGTAATTCACCACTTCTGGACGAGTAGATAAGTATTGCGAAATTTCTTGTGCAACTACACCAGTTCTTTCAAGTGTTGTTCCTTCTGGCATATCAATAACTACTTGGAACTCATTCTTATTATCAAAGGGCAACATTTTTACTGCTACTGATTTAGTGAAAAACAATACCATTGTTCCCATTAACAATAGAAAAGTTCCGCTTAAAAACAGCCAACGTTTAGTTTTGTTCTCTAATAAAGGTCTTTCAAACTTGTTATAAATGCGATAAATAAAAGTGTCTTCAATTGCTTTTTCTTCTTTTTCAACTTCACCTTTTTTATCTTTTTCTCTTAAGAATATGTAACCTAAATAAGGCGTAATTGTTAAGGCAACAAATAGAGACAAAATCATCGCAATTGATGCTCCAATTGGCATTGGCGCCATATATGGTCCCATTAAACCAGATACAAAAGCCATAGGTAATACAGACGCAATTACAGTAAACGTTGCCAAAATAGTTGGGTTACCAACTTCATTAATGGCATACAGAGCAGCTTGTTTAAATGGTAAGCGTTTCATCTTAAAATGCCTATGCATATTTTCAGCAATAATAATGGAATCATCAACCACAATACCTGTTACAAACACTAACGCGAATAAAGTAATACGGTTTAAGGTATAGTCTAGCATGTAATAACTCAATAGCGTTAAAGCAAACGTAATTGGTACAGATAAGAAAACTACCAATCCACCACGCCAACCCATAGCAAGCATTACTACAAATGTTACTGCAATAATAGAACCTATAAGGTGTAACAATAATTCTGATACTTTATGAGACGCTGTTTCACCATAATTTCTAGTGATTTCAACATGCACATCATCCGGAATTAAAGTTGAACGTAAATGTTCTACTTTATCAATAATAACTTCAGCAATTTTCATGGCATCGGCGCCTTTACGTTTTGCTACAGATATTGTAACTGCAGGATATTCAGACTTGTACTCTGATGCTTTTTCACTTCCTTGTCCAAATCCTAAACTCACATAATTTTGTGGCACTTCCGGACCATCAATAATGGTTGCAACTTGTTTTAAATAAATTGGCTGATTTTGTTGTACACCTACTACTAAATTTTCAACATCGGTAACAGACTCTAAAAACTTCCCAGTATTCACTAAAAACTCGGTATCATTTTTATCAAAACTTCCTGAGTTTAGTTGCGAGTTGTTTGCTTTAATCATTTCAGAAACCGATAAGAAATCTAATCCGCTAGAAGCCAGTTTATCTTTATCTAAAACCACACGTAATTGTCGGTTTCTTCCTCCAATTTTATGTGTAATAGCAACATCATTTACTTTTTTAATCTCACTCTCTAGCTCCTGAGCCATTTGGCTTAATTGGTAATCATCGTAGTTTTCGCTCCACAATGTTAAGCCCAACATAGGTACATCATCAATCGCACGTGTTTTTACTAATGGAAACGTAACACCTTTCGGCATTTGGTCCATATGCTTATTAATTTCGTTGTACATTTTTACAAACGAACGCTCAATATCTTCACCAACATAAAATTGAACAATCACCATGCCTTGTTCTTTCATCGACGTTGAATACACATATTCAACCCCTTTAATATTGGAAATTAATTTCTCTAATGGTTTTATAACTCTGGATTCCACTTCGGTAGGACTTGCCCCAGGATAACCTACAAATATATCTGCTATTGGCACATCAATTTGTGGTTCTTCCTCACGCGGAATTAAAAACGAACTATACACTCCAATAACCATAAACACGATCATTAGAAGCACAGTAAGCTTCGAGCCTATAAAGACTTTGGCAATTTTTCCTGCTAAACCTTCTTTCATAATTTATATTTTTTTGGGCGTTTTAACAGGCTTTCCGTTTCAATCTTTTTTTGCCATATATGGCAGCAAAAAAAGGATTTCCACTACTATCCTTAACGCGGCTT containing:
- a CDS encoding DUF2892 domain-containing protein; translated protein: MLNTYFRVIVGTMVLLSLVLTIYVNPNWMWFTVFIGVNLIQSAFTKWCLLETILKKLGVRE
- a CDS encoding efflux RND transporter permease subunit — its product is MKEGLAGKIAKVFIGSKLTVLLMIVFMVIGVYSSFLIPREEEPQIDVPIADIFVGYPGASPTEVESRVIKPLEKLISNIKGVEYVYSTSMKEQGMVIVQFYVGEDIERSFVKMYNEINKHMDQMPKGVTFPLVKTRAIDDVPMLGLTLWSENYDDYQLSQMAQELESEIKKVNDVAITHKIGGRNRQLRVVLDKDKLASSGLDFLSVSEMIKANNSQLNSGSFDKNDTEFLVNTGKFLESVTDVENLVVGVQQNQPIYLKQVATIIDGPEVPQNYVSLGFGQGSEKASEYKSEYPAVTISVAKRKGADAMKIAEVIIDKVEHLRSTLIPDDVHVEITRNYGETASHKVSELLLHLIGSIIAVTFVVMLAMGWRGGLVVFLSVPITFALTLLSYYMLDYTLNRITLFALVFVTGIVVDDSIIIAENMHRHFKMKRLPFKQAALYAINEVGNPTILATFTVIASVLPMAFVSGLMGPYMAPMPIGASIAMILSLFVALTITPYLGYIFLREKDKKGEVEKEEKAIEDTFIYRIYNKFERPLLENKTKRWLFLSGTFLLLMGTMVLFFTKSVAVKMLPFDNKNEFQVVIDMPEGTTLERTGVVAQEISQYLSTRPEVVNYQNYIGTSAPITFNGLVRHYDLRGGSNMADIQVNLLDKKERSAQSHDIAKLLRPDIQKIASKYNANVKLVEVPPGPPVLSTIVAEVYGPEYDEQMKIANSVQDILKNTEDVVDIDWMVEDDQIEYQFNINKEKAMLYGVAPQQIAYTMNMALSNRAITNLYDEDASNQIGLVLALDENEKSSVRDISQLKVKSLQENMVPIADLVDIKQTTAAKSIYRKNQKRVVYVIADMAGELESPAYAILGMEEKLKEIPLPTGYKINEMYLGQPDFEDDYTVKWDGEWQITLEVFRDLGIAFLGAIILIYILIVGWFQNFKAPVVMMVAIPLSLIGIILGHWMMGAFFTATSFIGMIALAGIMVRNSVLLIDFINLRTAEGVPLKQAAIEAGAVRTTPILLTAGTVVIGAFVILFDPIFQGLAISLMGGTIVSTVLTLLVVPLVYYMIERKNHK